A stretch of Aspergillus nidulans FGSC A4 chromosome VI DNA encodes these proteins:
- a CDS encoding Zn(II)2Cys6 transcription factor domain-containing protein (transcript_id=CADANIAT00009372): MTRQIPLLALSWLELIFFSCYYGGLAGLGYHSLWRIALRRRNVAPAIKSVLQTGRFADGTPLTRRYTNLEFLDKKLVPAVIFYDGLLTGACPLYRLLLVDIHSTMQAMALCMLVSTRSKSLSTISLLLPTFWNVFNQFYGAAFVYPLYLLLEAVTTGFNPLYPVETETSRSALLVSAMIGSFLPFTFLWPAFLRSGTESRQRAIALYRFAPVVFSLLQIVGEKVLGAQMIPQPTSQASPYLVAGCAATVGHWYALGGALGLAMRLSHRKGRLGALTLVLKRLYLPRSAEETTRLDASVLARAAHEFLQYDVLVLIAAYIPYAYYLLAPLNLASPFAMVVSLIAFRGPDPSGLNLHLRHGSERLTPSPESLELVAYIIMHFREVDKEARVCLLILFIHLKTSHWMSGASGTRTVLIMSTVNQSSTRSELAGNWERLRKSCDTCQEAKVKCSQHKPSCHRCLRHRQPCVYSPQRRSGRPPKRPSPSSRLGPESNNSGDDIHNENTIQRTNLNANDSAMTDAGAVDPRVLTGDFAASTGIDPVDDIFQTSFESFLAASLSPKGGLLPGSHSNPTTPNGFSMNSPSITDPFGAFPFLITDHNLPIAALSSHVPPIDQLPVLSTGASNTSSECGDCGAKCYSSLLQHLLFLRQTLPESTRPSIDVIMQAEGHVRALLDRVLGCNACLGNRSSILLISAITERIVQMLDWIIEEKTLLDTENMRYNRRTFSSWGRPPRLPPHGLNGMRRNVCHVSLRVGNTELDEDAKQYFLKNFILLRLKKLAVKVQEVRRTATTRPGDCIYRAAELVLADSIQRLDYLRGQCQLWE, from the exons ATGACGCGGCAAATCCCGCTCCTAGCGCTATCGTGGCTTGAAttgattttcttcagctgctaCTACGGCGGACTAGCGGGACTGGGATACCATTCCCTCTGGAGGATTGCACTTCGCCGAAGGAATGTGGCACCCGCTATCAAGTCTGTTCTGCAGACTGGGCGCTTTGCGGATGGAACGCCCCTAACGCGCCGGTATACTAACTTGGAATTTTTGGATAAGAAATTGGTTCCTGCGGTAATCTTCTACGACGGATTGTTGACTGGAGCATGCCCACTTTATCGCTTGTTACTGGTGGACATCCATTCGACCATGCAAGCGATGGCACTCTGCATGCTTGTCAGCACCAGATCCAAGTCGTTATCGACTATATCTTTGCT CTTGCCAACTTTTTGGAATGTCTTCAACCAGTTTTACGGTGCTGCCTTCGTCTACCCCCTCTACCTCTTATTAGAGGCAGTAACGACTGGCTTTAACCCTCTGTATCCGGTCGAGACCGAGACATCTCGTTCTGCGTTACTGGTGAGCGCTATGATCGGCTCTTTTTTACCGTTCACCTTTCTCTGGCCAGCTTTTCTTCGGTCTGGCACGGAGAGCCGACAACGTGCTATTGCATTATACCGATTTGCTCCGGTAGTGTTCTCACTTCTGCAGATTGTTGGAGAGAAGGTGCTGGGCGCGCAGATGATCCCTCAGCCAACTTCTCAGGCTAGCCCTTATTTGGTTGCCGGCTGCGCTGCCACAGTGGGGCATTGGTACGCTCTTGGGGGAGCTTTAGGTCTCGCCATGCGGCTGTCTCACAGAAAGGGCCGCTTGGGGGCTCTCACCTTAGTCCTCAAACGGCTTTATCTGCCTCGCTCGGCTGAAGAAACTACTCGCTTGGACGCCTCTGTACTCGCTCGCGCAGCGCACGAATTTCTGCAATACGATGTCCTCGTGCTCATTGCAGCTTATATTCCGTACGCATACTATCTGCTCGCGCCCCTCAATCTGGCATCGCCCTTTGCGATGGTTGTGTCCCTT ATCGCGTTCAGGGGTCCCGATCCTAGCGGTCTCAATCTGCATCTGAGGCATGGCAGCGAACGGCTTACGCCGAGCCCAGAAAGTCTCGAGTTGGTAGCCTATATTATCATGCACTTCAGAGAAGTAGATAAGGAAGCCAGAGTTTGTTTGCTTATACTGTTCATACATTTGAAGACCTCGCACTGGATGTCCGGTGCTTCAGGCA CAAGGACAGTTCTCATCATGAGCACGGTGAACCAATCTTCCACGCGTTCAGAGCTAGCCGGTAACTGGGAACGCCTGCGCAAGTCCTGCGATACCTGTCaggaggccaaggtcaaATGCAGTCAACACAAGCCGTCCTGCCACCGATGCCTTCGACATCGTCAGCCCTGCGTCTACAGCCCGCAACGTCGGTCGGGACGTCCTCCCAAGAGGCCCAGTCCCTCCAGTCGCTTAGGACCTGAATCAAACAATTCCGGAGATGACATTCACAATGAAAACACCATACAGCGAACGAATCTAAATGCCAATGACTCTGCCATGACTGACGCCGGGGCAGTCGATCCCCGGGTGCTAACCGGCGACTTCGCCGCAAGTACTGGCATAGATCCTGTCGACGATATCTTCCAAACATCCTTTGAATCCTTCCTCGCAGCCTCATTGTCTCCTAAAGGTGGACTCCTGCCAGGATCTCATAGCAATCCAACCACACCCAACGGCTTCTCGATGAATTCGCCCTCCATCACTGATCCATTCGGCGCCTTTCCGTTTCTCATAACGGACCACAACTTGCCTATCGCCGCGCTCTCATCGCATGTTCCTCCAATTGATCAGCTACCCGTACTAAGCACCGGAGCCTCAAATACAAGCAGCGAGTGCGGCGACTGCGGTGCGAAGTGCTACAGCTCACTATTACAGCACCTTTTGTTCCTCCGCCAGACGCTCCCCGAGTCCACCAGGCCATCAATAGACGTGATAATGCAGGCTGAGGGCCATGTGCGTGCTTTACTTGATCGGGTATTAGGCTGCAACGCATGCCTTGGCAATCGGTCGTCTATCCTGCTCATATCAGCGATAACAGAGCGCATAGTCCAGATGTTAGACTGGATCATCGAGGAGAAGACTCTTTTGGATACCGAGAATATGCGTTACAACCGACGAACGTTTAGTTCATGGGGTCGCCCTCCCCGGTTACCACCTCATGGCCTTAATGGTATGCGGAGGAACGTCTGCCACGTTTCACTTCGCGTGGGTAATACTGAATTGGATGAGGACGCCAAACAGTATTTTCTTAAGAATTTCATTTTGCTTCGACTAAAGAAACTCGCAGTTAAGGTGCAGGAAGTGCGACGGACAGCTACCACCCGTCCTGGCGATTGCATATACCGCGCTGCGGAATTGGTGCTGGCGGATTCGATTCAACGACTGGATTATCTTCGTGGCCAGTGTCAGTTATGGGAGTGA
- a CDS encoding putative toxin biosynthesis protein (GliH) (transcript_id=CADANIAT00009373), with protein MADYVIQNLTSNLQAMQYAYSSREEMPVWATKLLTPIFMAVAVLTTLPPPGPLRVIVGLTAFTSLWLHVLTHWVSGPAFFMDAIFMISITVRWLLMFVAGTPEIDYHQTTQSGTTITHKGTKDSSTLRQGLTKLRWSVELWSCWRGQGWNFVDQHLPRGAERTQSRWEFLVSNAGRVLLNQYISDLVRKYAFCALWPAQVDAHVDFSSLPLLNRHGLVALQLIRDSLMLDSEYRKASILFVGLHLSTPDRWPSLFGNMRDLYTVRNFWGRVWHQIFRQIFTRCGDIVANALNAQKGTLLYKYSRLYVGFLVSGVQHYACALLIPSAEYGWGMFWQMPAYAAVVTVEDILKYYGREAGIQDGNFVRFLGYIWTAYWMTLIYALPVGFVSDIGGFTGDGNFQLSDPCVSCSSTSIPVSGFESIDLEFGLW; from the exons ATGGCAGACTATGTAATTCAGAACCTCACTAGCAATCTCCAAGCCATGCAGTATGCGTACTCATCTCGTGAGGAGATGCCTGTTTGGGCTACGAAACTTCTCACCCCTATTTTCATGGCGGTCGCTGTCCTAACCACTCTGCCTCCCCCGGGTCCTCTACGCGTCATTGTCGGGCTTACAGCTTTCACTAGTCTATGGCTTCATGTCCTGACTCATTGGGTCTCCGGACCTGCGTTCTTTATGGATGCCATATTTATGATCTCGATCACCGTGCGCTGGCTTCTCATGTTCGTGGCAGGGACACCTGAGATCGACTATCACCAGACTACCCAATCCGGCACAACGATCACTCATAAGGGCACAAAGGATAGCAGTACTCTTCGTCAAGGGTTGACTAAATTGAGGTGGAGCGTGGAGCTCTGGTCGTGCTGGCGGGGCCAGGGGTGGAATTTCGTGGACCAGCACCTTCCACGGGGCGCCGAACGAACACAGTCACGCTG GGAGTTCCTTGTTTCCAATGCAGGAAGAGTCCTGTTGAACCAATACATCTCAGACCTGGTCCGAAAGTACGCATTCTGTGCACTCTGGCCCGCTCAGGTCGACGCCCATGTCGACTTCAGttcccttcctctgctcAACAGACACGGACTCGTGGCTCTGCAGTTAATTCGTGATAGTCTGATGCTGGACAGCGAATACCGAAAGGCTTCAATACTCTTCGTGGGACTCCATCTATCAACACCCGATCGCTGGCCCAGCCTCTTCGGCAATATGCGCGATCTCTACACAGTGCGCAATTTCTGGGGACGCGTCTGGCATCAGATTTTCCGACAGATCTTTACGAGGTGTGGCGATATTGTCGCCAATGCTCTTAATGCGCAGAAAGGGACATTACTTTATAAGTACAGCAGGCTTTATGTGGGGTTTCTGGTATCGGGAGTCCAGCACTATGCCTGCGCATTACTGATTCCATCCGCTGAATATGGCTGGGGGATGTTTTGGCAGATGCCAGCCTATGCGGCAGTCGTCACCGTCGAGGATATTCTTAAGTATTACGGCAGAGAGGCGGGTATTCAAGACGGCA ACTTTGTTCGTTTTCTCGGTTATATTTGGACAGCTTATTGGATGACGCTTATCTATGCTCTGCCTGTTGGCTTTGTGTCCGACATTGGAGGGTTCACTGGC GATGGTAACTTTCAGCTGAGCGATCCTTGTGTTTCATGCAGTTCTACTAGTATACCGGTATCGGGCTTTGAGAGCATAGACCTGGAGTTCGGTCTTTGGTAG
- a CDS encoding protein alnE (transcript_id=CADANIAT00009374), with translation MSSDDTVKQEHSCSADSEKQDSSCASDNEQPKEPQSPRNIHGLLWVVTILAIYSSTFLFALDNTIVANIQPAIISSLNGIEKLAWSGVAFVMASSATVLTWLQIFNQFNIKWMYIFSIAVFMGGSAICGAAQSMDMLIGGRVICGIGGVGQYVGVMNFLPRLTTMQERPMYVSAMGLTWGAGTVLGPIIGGAFTDSSAGWRWSFYINLVVGGLFAPVYIFLLPSLEPQPAGTTVSSRLKRMDLVGTLILFAAFAAGVIGINFAGAMYPWSEPGIIVAITLGGVLFIVFGIQQTYCILTTEETRLFPVELVSWRQPLLSLLFVCGCCTGVCVTVPTYVIPLYFQFTEGDESLQSGVRLLPFVCLLVFSCVSGGYLAGRLGYYIPWYIMGGGFCLIGSALMYTIKPSSGPGATYGYSSLIGLGSGMYLQLGHAVAQAKVKPEKVPAAVAFTTTAQLNGLTFALVLSQCVFVNEAAKRIGWILPHEPRSTIVDAISGTGSTFVQELPTATQNEVLGAIVTAIDRTYILCIVAAAVTLLATLGMKWERLFIEAAAAA, from the exons ATGTCATCAGATGATACAGTAAAGCAAGAGCACAGCTGCTCTGCTGATAGCGAGAAACAGGACAGCAGCTGCGCGTCTGATAACGAGCAACCGAAAGAACCCCAGAGCCCTCGCAACATACACGGCCTGTTATGGGTTGTCACTATTCTGGCCATCTACAGTTCCACGTTTCTGTTTGCTCTTGACAACACTATCGTCGCCAACATCCAACCCGCTATCATATCTTCCCTTAATGGCATCGAGAAGCTCGCCTGGTCCGGTGTCGCCTTTGTGATGGCATCCAGTGCCACAGTCCTGACATGGCTTCAGATCTTCAATCAGTTCAACATTAAGTGGATGTACATATTCTCCATTGCAGTGTTCATGGGAGGCTCGGCCATCTGTGGTGCAGCTCAGTCGATGGATATGCTGATTGGAGGTCGTGTCATCTGCGGCATCGGCGGTGTTGGTCAGTACGTCGGCGTGATGAACTTCCTCCCACGCCTGACGACGATGCAAGAGCGTCCCATGTACGTGAGTGCGATGGGTTTGACGTGGGGTGCAGGGACAGTACTGGGCCCGATCATCGGCGGCGCCTTCACCGATAGCTCAGCAGGATGGCGATGGTCATTCTACATCAACCTCGTTGTTGGTGGCCTCTTTGCGCCAGTTTACATATTCCTCCTCCCATCGCTAGAGCCACAGCCCGCGGGAACAACCGTGTCCAGTCGCCTGAAGCGTATGGATTTAGTGGGAACGCTCATTCTCTTTGCCGCCTTTGCTGCGGGAGTCATTGGCATAAACTTCGCAGGTGCAATGTATCCCTGGAGCGAACCGGGTATTATAGTCGCGATCACCCTTGGCGGAGTCCTCTTCATTGTGTTCGGAATCCAACAGACATACTGCATCCTCACGACGGAGGAGACCCGACTCTTCCCTGTGGAACTTGTTTCGTGGCGCCAACCTCTTCTCTCGCTGCTTTTCGTCTGCGGCTGCTGTACTGGTGTTTGCGTGACGGTTCCGACATATGTGATCCCACTGTACTTTCAGTTCACTGAAGGCGACGAATCGCTTCAATCCGGCGTCCGACTCCTTCCGTTCGTCTGTCTTCTGGTCTTCAGCTGCGTCTCTGGTGGCTATCTTGCAGGCCGTCTGGGTTACTATATTCCGTGGTACATCATGGGCGGTGGGTTCTGCCTGATAGGGTCCGCTCTCATGTATACCATCAAGCCCAGCAGCGGTCCTGGAGCCACCTATGGGTACAGCTCGCTGATTGGGTTGGGGTCTGGCATGTACCTTCAACTAGGCCATGCGGTAGCGCAAGCCAAAGTCAAGCCGGAGAAAGTCCCGGCAGCCGTGGCATTTACCACAACGGCGCAGCTGAACGGACTAACGTTTGCGCTTGTACTGTCGCAATGTGTCTTCGTAAACGAGGCAGCGAAGC GCATCGGCTGGATCCTCCCTCATGAACCACGTTCGACGATTGTGGACGCGATCTCAGGAACCGGGTCAACTTTTGTGCAGGAGTTGCCAACAGCTACACAAAATGAAGTTCTCGGTGCAATTGTAACCGCCATTGATCGGACATATATCCTCTGCATAGTTGCAGCTGCTGTGACCTTGCTCGCGACTTTAGGAATGAAATGGGAGCGTCTATTCATcgaggctgccgctgcagcctAG
- a CDS encoding protein CYP540D1 (transcript_id=CADANIAT00009375): protein MTVQTFYLIGEKERSTRELDVGDPKTVNALRQGLAEVFNILSAEGIDFHDCHGPISTIESILRSESVGITVNGHPVRYPQQPQGIPIFGNHFEIYPDHLGNHERLFNKYGSVIRTNNMGRVTYLTNDPDIAALAFRDNDYFTKAPSSASHPLYGIRDQTALFLCDTESPAWKEAHKFIPPSMTPRAVRHYTPLLQQSVDTVFNVLDKFDNNGQAFNVYHLTAKLASQVICQLVLGVDLHHFDAVDSPVHPIIVLLQRYLTLNRRVQTKGAWYSYLPFGDPVALKNTRRELYGLIEEAVITCQKKNGGTTGDLPIQTAALHATCLVDYLARATDEHGNKLRHEYILSNTLALVGAGFVTSSAFLSWLIYSLVEYPGQQDRLLQELVDHGAVSDKRWTYDEIQALPFLDAFVKEAQRMHSPSFQPARNVKKDIILPGGWALPQGSILIPSIPHLHHHTAYWENPDRFDPDRWRTEKVKNRHRSVYVPFAAGPRSCIGFNVALQEVKISLAELVYRYEFVNATNEGIEYDPDFIVIRPVNFYVRAIRRTEWPARSP from the exons ATGACAGTCCAGACATTCTACCTTATTGGTGAAAAGGAACGCTCGACACGCGAGCTCGATGTTGGTGATCCAAAGACAGTGAACGCGCTTCGACAGGGACTAGCAGAAGTCTTCAATATATTGAGTGCAGAAGGAATCGACTTTCATGATTGTCATGGCCCAATAAGTACTATCGAGAGTATTTTGCGAAGTGAATCAGTCGGTATAACTGTCAACGGGCATCCCGTACGCTATCCTCAGCAGCCCCAAGGGATCCCTATATTTGGAAACCACTTTGAGATCTATCCAGATCATCTAGGAAATCACGAACGCCTCTTCAACAAATATGGTTCCGTTATCCGGACTAATAATATGGGCAGAGTGACATACCTCACAAACGACCCAGACATTGCAGCACTTGCGTTCAGGGACAATGACTACTTCACCAAAGCACCATCGTCAGCGAGTCATCCGCTTTACGGAATCAGGGACCAGACAGCGCTGTTTCTATGTGATACCGAATCCCCGGCGTGGAAAGAGGCACACAAGTTTATTCCCCCCAGCATGACCCCTCGAGCCGTTCGGCACTACACTCCTCTACTTCAGCAGTCGGTAGACACCGTATTTAACGTGCTGGATAAATTCGATAACAACGGACAGGCATTCAATGTCTATCACTTAACAGCAAAACTAGCTTCCCAAGTGATCTGCCAGCTGGTGCTTGGAGTCGATCTTCATCATTTCGACGCCGTCGACAGTCCGGTACATCCTATCATTGTGCTCCTTCAACGCTACCTTACGCTCAATCGCCGCGTACAAACAAAGGGAGCATGGTATTCCTATCTACCATTCG GAGACCCCGTCGCCCTTAAAAACACTCGAAGGGAATTATACGGTCTCATCGAGGAGGCCGTCATAACGTGCCAAAAGAAAAACGGTGGCACAACTGGCGACCTTCCTATACAGACGGCTGCGCTACATGCAACCTGTCTCGTAGACTACCTGGCGCGGGCAACGGATGAACATGGAAACAAGCTACGCCATGAGTACATTCTCAGCAACACGCTCGCTCTAGTCGGTGCCGGCTTTGTGACTAGCTCTGCTTTCCTCTCTTGGCTCATATACTCCCTTGTCGAATACCCCGGTCAGCAAGACCGGCTCCTCCAAGAATTGGTTGATCACGGCGCCGTCTCTGATAAACGATGGACGTACGACGAGATCCAAGCCCTACCCTTTCTGGACGCCTTCGTCAAGGAAGCACAACGCATGCATAGTCCATCTTTCCAGCCTGCTCGAAACGTCAAGAAGGACATCATCCTTCCGGGCGGATGGGCTCTGCCGCAGGGTTCAATTCTCATCCCGAGTATTCctcacctccaccaccacacGGCATACTGGGAGAATCCGGACCGCTTCGACCCCGACCGGTGGCGGACGGAGAAAGTCAAGAATCGGCACCGAAGCGTGTATGTGCCATTTGCAGCTGGTCCGCGCAGCTGTATCGGATTCAACGTGGCGTTGCAGGAAGTAAAGATATCCTTGGCTGAGCTTGTCTACCGCTACGAGTTTGTGAACGCCACCAACGAGGGGATAGAGTATGATCCGGACTTTATCGTGATTCGCCCGGTGAATTTCTACGTTCGGGCCATTCGGCGGACGGAATGGCCGGCTCGTTCTCCCTGA
- a CDS encoding uncharacterized protein (transcript_id=CADANIAT00009376): MASPASITLAEVARHSSPNDLWIVIEGNVYDVAEYREDHPGGDEILRQFAGKDATTEFQDAGHSNDAYVKLKTLLVGSLQSKTLPENQPEESSRIVSIAVSDRGKIPTKRQARNGNDTSKYGQLPSLVLAGGLALLFFTLKQHPWQSIQGYLSQAQVSRVQSSGWVGFLGGFLTATTLNTAAATFVGLTAKKTLLLRHRELEEYPRVKQHYLPLPPKKPGISGENTQQFLTLVDRQCIAPNVYKVRLQGDGLVIGLGQHLKVLAEIDGRKIQRSYTPVSPVGNSPKVDLIIKVYPKGQLGNYLLNLPLQSRVEIRGPFGRYSPSPTWKHIACIAGGTGIAPIYQVMRAWPGEITLLYGNETWEDILLREELEQLVLQSPRRIKVHHVLGQPKSDWKGLRGWITREMIQDLLPEPSSSTGFLVCGPDGMVRAIRGHFEAIDANGEEKANVFVF, from the exons ATGGCATCTCCGGCTAGCATTACTTTGGCCGAAGTCGCGCGGCACAGCAGTCCGAATGACCTCTGGATTGTGATAGAGGGAAACG TCTATGATGTAGCAGAATATCGTGAGGACCATCCCGGGGGTGATGAAATTCTCCGCCAATTTGCTGGAAAGGATGCCACGACAGAGTTTCAAGACGCCGGCCACTCGAATGACGCCTACGTGAAACTGAAGACGTTGCTCGTCGGTAGTCTGCAATCGAAAACCCTACCGGAAAATCAACCCGAAGAAAGTTCACGTATCGTTTCAATTGCCGTAAGCGATAGAGGCAAAATTCCGACCAAACGACAGGCAAGGAATGGAAATGACACGTCAAAGTATGGCCAGCTGCCTAGCCTAGTGCTCGCGGGAGGGCTAGCATTGTTGTTCTTTACACTAAAGCAACACCCCTGGCAATCTATTCAGGGCTATCTTTCGCAAGCCCAAGTTTCACGAGTTCAGTCGAGCGGATGGGTAGGGTTTCTCGGCGGATTCCTGACTGCCACAACATTAAACACTGCTGCCGCAACTTTTGTCGGCTTGACAGCCAAAAAGACTCTTTTGCTACGACACcgcgagctggaggagtatCCGCGAGTAAAGCAGCATTACCTgccgcttcctccaaagaAACCCGGTATCAGCGGTGAAAACACCCAGCAGTTTCTGACACTAGTGGATCGCCAATGCATCGCCCCCAATGTGTACAAGGTGCGGCTCCAGGGCGACGGATTGGTGATTGGACTAGGGCAGCATCTCAAAGTATTGGCCGAGATAGACGGAAGAAAAATCCAGCGAAGCTACACCCCAGTCTCCCCCGTTGGGAATTCGCCTAAAGTGGATTTAATCATCAAGGTCTACCCCAAGGGCCAACTAGGCAATtatcttctcaatctcccgCTCCAATCGCGGGTGGAGATACGCGGTCCGTTTGGTAGATATTCCCCGAGCCCGACGTGGAAGCATATCGCATGCATTGCAGGGGGTACCGGAATTGCCCCGATATACCAGGTAATGCGGGCATGGCCTGGAGAAATTACCCTCCTCTATGGAAATGAAACATGGGAGGACATCCTTTTgcgggaggagctggagcaacTGGTCCTTCAGTCACCCAGAAGAATTAAAGTGCACCACGTTCTGGGTCAACCAAAGTCGGACTGGAAGGGCCTTAGGGGCTGGATAACGAGAGAGATGATTCAGGACTTACTGCCGGAACCATCCTCAAGCACTGGGTTCTTGGTTTGCGGACCTGACGGGATGGTGCGGGCAATTCGGGGACATTTTGAGGCTATTGATGCGaatggcgaggagaaggccaATGTGTTCGTTTTCTAG
- a CDS encoding uncharacterized protein (transcript_id=CADANIAT00009377), producing the protein MPKILCLHGYGTSASILQHQLGPFMAAADPSYEFVFLEGEIECQKAQGLGPFVKGPFLCYNESFAPADIQESCDLIDEMIQAAGPFDGIIGFSQGGSVALSYLLQRQIDGHPPPFRWAVFFSTVIAFAPNDTFGSNILANLTDHEIRLLDGYPATDLSSLHPLTRALCETTAQTFYSAKTGGFISPNTPIAEFSKRDDPSQPRVFHPALLGDRIPIPTVHITGRKDNSLMVGLSVLVQGLCDQRLIRSLTHSGGHNVPRSADDVRAAWAAVDWAIQHSQKQHIW; encoded by the exons ATGCCCAAGATACTTTGCTTACACGGATACGGGACATCTGCCTCGATCCTCCAGCATCAGCTGGGCCCCTTCATGGCAGCTGCTGATCCCAGTTATGAGTTCGTCTTCCTGGAAGGAGAGATAGAATGCCAAAAGGCCCAAG GACTGGGGCCCTTCGTGAAGGGGCCATTCCTATGCTACAACGAGAGCTTCGCGCCAGCTGACATCCAGGAGTCCTGCGACCTTATCGACGAGATGATACAAGCAGCCGGCCCGTTCGACGGGATAATCGGCTTTAGCCAGGGCGGCTCGGTCGCCCTTTCGTATCTGCTCCAACGCCAGATCGACGGACACCCCCCTCCCTTTCGGTGGGCCGTGTTTTTCTCTACGGTGATCGCATTTGCTCCCAATGACACCTTTGGTAGCAACATACTTGCCAATCTTACGGACCACGAGATCCGTCTGTTGGATGGGTATCCTGCTACGGATCTCTCGTCGCTTCATCCGCTGACCCGAGCCCTATGCGAGACAACTGCGCAGACTTTCTACTCTGCCAAAACCGGGGGGTTTATCTCCCCTAATACCCCAATCGCGGAGTTCTCTAAGCGGGATGATCCCTCTCAGCCGCGAGTCTTCCACCCAGCCTTGTTGGGGGACCGGATTCCTATTCCGACTGTGCATATTACCGGCCGGAAGGACAATAGCTTGATGGTGGGTCTCTCTGTCCTTGTACAGGGCCTATGTGATCAGCGTCTGATACGATCCTTGACTCATTCCGGTGGCCACAATGTCCCCCGGTCTGCGGATGATGTCCGTGCTGCATGGGCTGCTGTGGATTGGGCTATCCAACATAGTCAGAAGCAGCATATCTGGTGA